ACCGTTTTTGGAGAAACAGCACGGTTTGATAAAAGAACAGCTGATTCAATTCCGATAAACGCCCAAAGTGTTGTAAGAGCAGCTAAATTCACTTGTGAAAGAAGACCGTGTGATGCCCCTGATTTATCAATCATCGGTGTATACCATTGTCCAAATTTAGAAGCTTCGAATGCAAATAACGTAACGACGATGAATAAAAGGAATCCAGTTACTTTCGTTGTTGTTGCTAAGAAGTTTAGTTTTCCAGCTCCGCTTACACCGTTTGTTAATATAATATGAGTTCCCCAAAGTAAGATGGAACAAATCGTAAATGTAATTAGTTTTCCGACTTCTACGTTAAACGAGCCGATTGAAAATAGTAGTCGCGTATCTTTCATAATTGGGAAGAAGAGTGATAAATATCCCGCAAATGATGTAATGATGGCAACGTTACTTGCCCAGTTTGCAACCCAATATCCCCATACCATACTGAAGCCAGCCATTTTTTTCTTTTTTGGTGTTGAGAATAAAGCATATGCATGACTTTGTGGCCCTGTCGTTAAATCAGGACGACGAATTGCTAAATTACCGAAAACAAGAGCTAGCATTAAAACACCGAACCCTGTAGTTAACCAAGCTAAAGTGACACCGAGTGGGCTTGCTGTTTGTGCCAACGTACTTGGCACCATGAAAATACCAGCGCCAACCATGTTACCGACAACGAAAGCTGTTAGTACCCAAAAGCCCCATTTTTTTTGTTGCATAGAAAATACCTCCAAAGTTAGTATAACCAAGTCAAGCGAGGAGATATGTATGTCTTCCTGAGTCAGGAAGAGAAGTCCCAAACAAAACAAAAAAAGCACGTAATTTGCCGCTACATGCTTTCTATCTTATAAGAAACCCACGACATACCTCTCGATAGCTCTCCACAAACGAAACGTTTGTGACAGTTCTGCACTTATTAAATGCAGACCCAGCAAGCGTGCATGGTGGACACGACTTACTTCGGCAACCATTCCTTTCTCATTCCTTCATCAATGCCACTACATCTCCTGAAATGATACTCTTAATGATTGCAACCTCTACCTCACCGAGATACGAATGAGGATTTAAATATTAAATTAACGTCTTTAAGAGTAACAAATGTATTTTTATACGTCAATGGATATAGTAATAATCAGATTATAGAGAAGAGTTTGTGATTAAAAGTAAGAGGGATTGTTATGTGATATTTGAATTTTCGTAATATAATACATGTTATTAGCGCTAGATGATTGAAAAGGGGATGAAGTAAATGTCTGTATGTCATAAACATTCAGTAATAGGTGTGCTAGATTCGGGAGTTGGGGGATTAACAGTTGCGAGCGAAATTATAAGACAATTGCCTAAAGAAAGCATTTATTATATTGGTGATAATAAGCGTTGCCCGTATGGGCCAAGAAGTGTAGAGGAGGTGCAATCTTTCGTATTTGAAATGGTTGAGTTCCTCAAACAGTTTCCATTAAAAGCGCTAGTCGTAGCATGTAATACTGCTGCAGCTGCTGCATTGACTGAGCTGCAAGAAGCACTTTCCATTCCAGTTATTGGCGTTATACATCCAGGAGCAAGAGCGGCAATTAAAGTAACAAAGAAAGGGGAAATCGGGGTAATTGGAACTGTAGGTACGATAAAATCTAATATGTATGAAAAAGCATTACACGAGCTGGATACATATTTGGAAGTGCATAGCTATGCTTGCCCGACTTTAGCCACAGTTGTAGAAAATCAATTAGAAGATACAGCATATGTCACGCAGCAAGTGAAACAAGCTTTACTTCCATTAACGAAAGAAGATATAGATACGTTAATTCTTGGATGTACGCATTATCCACTTTTAGAGTCCTATATAAAAAAGGAACTAGGAGAAGATGTAACGATTATTAGTTCTGCAGAAGAAACGGCGATAGAGTTAAGTACCATTTTACAGCACAAAGGAATTTTGTCTGACAATCTGAATCCGAAGCATCGTTTTTTTACAACGGGATCTGTTTTATCATTTGAACATATTGCTGAGCGATGGCTAGGGTATCAAATTTCTGTAGAATGTGTACATTTGCCTATGAAAAATGCGTGTATGCATAATTAAGATTTAGTAAATTACGTTTTTAAATAAATTAGGTTCGTTTCATAAGAAGGAAAGAATAAGCTTTTAATTGAAATCATTAAGGTCATTTTAATTAAAGGAGAGGTTTGATTATGGAATTATCAAGATCTCAATTATTTGCTTTGGAGTATATTTCAAAATATGCAGAGAACGAAAAACGTGAGGCTAAAGCAACGATTAATCATATACTTAAAATGTCTAATATTACAGATGAAATATTTGAAGAGGCTGTCGCTAATTTAAAATCTCACGCAAGGATTGCTTTACACTTTCATCCAGACAGACTAGATTCGAGTAAGAAAAGTGTTGCTGAAGCACTATTTGAGCAAGGAGTATATAAAAGTCAGTTTGAAACATTGCTATCTAATGGAAGCGTATCTGCTTATCCTGGTGGTGAACGTGACCTTTGGGAAAAGAGAATATTTGGAGGGGCATATCAATTAGAAGGCGTAACGAATGATCAACGTCCAAAATACGGAGCGCTAAATTTAATGTTACATCCAGATGGGCCGGCTCCGCGTTTTGGTTCCTGTTATTTTCTCTTATCTCCAAAAGTTTCTTCGCGTTCTACATATACATATTTAGATTCACATCAAGATCCGAAAGAAAAGGGGACTTATGAGGAGTTTGATATGATTGTAGCTGCTCTTTTGGAAGAGACATTCGTAAGAGATTTTGCAATTGGTGAAGGAAATTTGACTCCAACAATATTAATTAATCATTTACTGGCTAACCTGAAAAGGCCGTTTATAGATGTAGTAAGCAAAGAGCCAGCCCGTAACCTTAATCATTATATTGAAGCGCAGATTCATGGAGAGATTTCTCTAAAAGAAGACGTGGAAGCGCTTGTCGCAGATCCTTCATTTAAGGGTACGGATGTAGGAAAAGTTTTAGAAGAAATTTGCCTGAAGTATGCTATTGATTTGTATTGGCACATCGGTTTTGTACTTGCGGTAGACGAAGTTCCGATGGATTTTAGAGGTTCAAAAATGCCATCTTTAGCAAGACGCATTGCACGGAATCATTGTATCGATGCAAATATAATTGGCTCTGCTGTAGTGGATTTGAAACGCAATCCATTATCTTGGAGTGATCGTGGAACTTATGAAGAAGTGCTTCAGGAATTAAAATTATTATGGCATGTTTTAGTTCGATTTGGAAAACCAAATCGGAAGTAGAATGAAATACTTCGTTTTTGGAAGTATTTATATAGAAAAGAAGCTGATCTATTTATAGATCAGCTTCTTTTTATAAGATTAAACTAAGTTTAATACAGTTACTTTTTCACGTGTCATAGACTCAAGGCTCTTACGAATACCTTGTGCGCCCATACCTGAACCTTTTACACCGATGAATGGGAAGTGGTCAGGGCCGCGCTCTGTGCGTCCGTTAATTTGAACAGAACCAGTTTCGATTTTGTTAGCAATTGCAAATGCTTTGTTAATGTCTTTAGTGAAGACACTTGCTTGCAGACCGAACTCTGATTTGTTAGCAATTTCAATTGCTTGTTCATCTGAAGAAACACGGATGATTGGAAGGATTGGGCCGAATGGCTCTTCCCAAGCAACTTTCATCTCTTCTGTTACGTGATCGATTAATGTTGGGTAAATTAAGTTACGCTCACGTTTGTTACCGATAACGATTGTAGCACCTTTTTCTACAGCGTCGTCAACTAAACCTTGAACGAAGTCAGCAGACTTGTCGTCGATTAATGGAACGATTGTGCTATCTTGTTCTGGAGATCCAACTGATAGTTCAGCTACTTGCGCTTTTAATAAGCTAACAAGCTCGTCCGCTACGTTTTCGTGTACAAGTACACGTTTAATAGCTGTACAACGTTGACCAGAGTAAGAGAATGCACCGCTTACGATATGGTTTGCAGCATCTTGTAAGTCAGCATCTTCACGAACGATACCAGGATCTTTACCACCAAGTTCTAATACAAGTGGAATCATTGAAGCTTTTTTCGCTAAATGTTTACCTGTGTTTGTACCACCTGTGAACGATACCATATTGATGCCTTCGTGTTCTACTAAGTAGTCACCAATTACAGAACCGCGTCCTGTAGCTACGTTTACAAGACCTTTTGGAAGGCCAGCTTTATGAAGTGCTTCAACCATTTTAATACCACTAATTGCACCTTGAGTTGCTGGTTTGAAAATAACAGCGTTACCCATAATTAATGCTGGTGCAAGTTTTGCAGCAGATAAGTTTACTGGGTAGTTAAATGGTGCGATTGCTAATACAACACCAAGTGGTGCGCGTTGGATAATCGCAAGCTTAGATTTTGTACCGCCCGGGAAGCTATCGCCCATCATGCTTTCTCCGTGCATATGTAAAGCTTCTTCGATCGTGTAACGAATGAAGTCAGCTGTACGAACAACTTCTTTCTTCGCATCTTTATATCCTTTACCGACTTCTTTCATAATGATATCGGCAATTTCATCCTGCATATTTACGAGCTCATCAGCCCATTTATATAAGTATTTTGCGCGATCTTGTAGGGAAGCTTCAGCCCATGATTTTTGAGCTTCTTTTGCAGATGCAATTGCTTCATCTACTTCTCCGCGAGTAATTGCTTGTACTTGTCCAATTACTTCGTGTAAGTATGGAGATGGAATTTCGATTGTTTCTCCTGAAGAGCTTTCTCTCCATTCTCCGTTTAAATAAAATTTGTACGTATTGCTAGTTGTCATGATTAGTCCTCCTAAAATAGCAACTTGTAAGAGTGAGTATAAGGTGATTGTAGGGGGTTTGATAACATTTTTCAAATGAAATGTTTGTGAAAACGATTTCTTATTCTTTTTTTATTTTGTATGCCCTTTCTTACAGAACATTCCCTTATTTCAAAATGGTGTATCATATATTTTTATTTAAAGTGTGAAAAAATAATTGACAGAATACTCAATAAAGTTGTAAGATTATAAATGGAAAATAAATGAAAGGGGTGTGCGTAATGATTGTAATCGTAAATGTAATGGGCTTAGCTCTGTTAAATGGCAGAAAACATTCATATCATTACGCAACCCGTACGGATATATAGGGCATCTTTGTCTTATAAGAAGCGTACGTTGCGTATATCGTAACGTACGCTTTTTATGCATTCCTGTGCATATCGTCAAGCGGCGGTATGCTTTTTTTTGTTTATTTTCCCTTGTTTAGTTCCGATAAAAAACTTTGGAAGGTGGAAAAATGTGATGAGATTGTATGGGTTACGAAATGTAAATGTGATAGGTCTGGATAGTGGATAAAGAAATGAGAGGTAAACGAGAAAGAGAAGGGAGAGGTTACATTGTTATCAGTATTACTAAAGCTAAAATGGTTTTTTAGGGAGCACTGGAAGAGATATAGTATTGCCATTGGAGCTCTTTTAATTGTGAATATAGTTGAAGTGATTCCCCCGAAAGTGTTAGGGGTTACGATAGATAACATAAAAACAGGAACGTTATCGAACGAAGCTATTATACAGTCTATTCTTATTTTAATAGGGGTTACGATCGTTGGATATGGCCTTACTTTCGTATGGCAACATCAATTGTTTGGCGGTGCATTCGTACTTGAGAAAACGATGCGCTCTAAATTTATGGGGCATTTACTTAAGATGACGCCGACTTTTTATCAAAAAAATCGTACTGGTGATTTAATGGCGAGAGCGACAAATGATTTGAAAGCAATCGCTATGACAGCTGGTTTTGGTATATTAACGCTTGTGGATTCTAGTTTATATATGCTTACGATTGTCTTTATGATGGGGTTTACAATTAGTTGGGAGCTTACATTTGCAGCGCTTATTCCGCTTCCAATTATGGCGTATGCGATGAATATATATGGAAAGAAATTGCATGAAAGATTTACAGTTGCACAAGATGCGTTTGGTGATATGAACGATAAAGTGCTTGAATCAATCGCTGGTGTGCGCGTTATTCGTGCATACGTACAAGAGAATGCAGACGAGGAAAGATTTCATCATTTAGGAGATGACGTCTACGAAAAAAATATGAAGGTAGCAAAGATTGATGCATTATTCCAACCAACTGTGAAAATGCTTGTCGGTCTTAGTTATTTAATCGGCTTAGTGTACGGTGCATACCTTGTGTTCCAGTCAAAGGTGACGCTTGGTGAACTCGTTTCTTTTAACGTGTATTTAGGGATGATGATTTGGCCGATGTTTGCAATTGGGGAATTAATTAATGTTATGCAAAGAGGAAATGCTTCGCTTGACCGTGTGAATGAAACGTTAGCGTATGAGCCAGATGTAAAGAATCCGAAACATCCAAAGCTTGTGCAAGAGCCGGATTATATTCAGTTTGATGATGTGTCTTTCTCATATCCTTCATCAACTGAAGAAAATTTAAAAAAGGTTTCTTTCACATTAAAGCAAGGAGAAACGCTAGGGGTTGTCGGAAAAACAGGAAGCGGGAAAACGACGCTTGTACGTCAGCTTCTTCGCCAATATCCGCTTGGAGATGGAGATATTGCAGTTTCTGATGTGACTTTAGATAAAATGACGAATGAAAATGTACTCGGCTGGATTGGTTATGTACCGCAGGAGCATATTTTGTTCTCAAAAACAGCGCGAGAAAATATTTTATTCGGAAATAGGGAAGCGACTGAAGAAGAACTAGAGAAAGCAATTGAAATTGCTGCGTTTAAAAAGGATTTAGAGTTTTTACCAGAAGGGTTAGAAACGCTCGTTGGAGAGAAAGGTGTTTCTTTATCAGGAGGGCAAAAACAAAGGATCTCGATTGCACGAGCTGTTATTCAAAATCCAGAAATTTTAATTTTGGATGATTCTTTATCAGCTGTAGATGCTCGTACGGAAGCAGCGATCATTGAAAATATAAGAACGGAAAGAAGCGGAAAGACGACGATTATTACGACGCATCGTTTATCTGCAGTGCAACATGCGGATTGGATTCTCGTTATGGATGAAGGCGCAGTTATAGAAGAAGGTACGCATGATCAGCTTATCCAAAAGGGAGGCTGGTATGCTGAGCAGTTTGAAAGACAACAAGGTGAAAGTGAAAGTGCGGATAGTGGGGTGAAAATATGAGCGTTTCAAAACGGTTGTTTCAATACGCGATGAAAGTGAAGGGGACGATTTTTGCTGCGATGTTAATGTTATTTATTTTCGTCATCGCAGAGCTTGCTGGTCCTTTCGTCGCTAAAACGATGATTGACGATCATATCGTCGGGATAGAGAAACCTTGGTGTGAAACAGAACAGAGTGAAGATGCTGTTTCGTATAATGGGGCTTTTTATAAGCGAAGTGATCGCTTTGAACAAGGCGAGAAAAAAGGAAAAGAAGTACGCGTAATGCAAGTCGGTTTTCAATATTATTTTGTACCGAATAAAGTAAATGCGGAAGGGTCACGGACTGTAAAAGGGGATATGATTACCGTTCAAAATGGTAAGGCGGTGCAAGTGTATAAAGCGAAAGCATTAACGAAAGAAGAAGTGTTTGCATTTTATAAACCAGAAATAAACCGTCTATTATTACTTGGTGGTGGCTATTTCGCTTTATTAGTAGTCGTGTCATTATTTGCATACGGAAAGCAGTTCTTCTTGCAGAAGGCAGCGAACAAAATTATTCAAATTATGAGGGAAGATGTTTTTTCTCATATTCAAACGTTGCCAATTCGGTACTTTGATCATTTACCGGCGGGGAAAATTGTTTCGCGTGTGACGAATGATACAGAGGCCATTCGTGATTTATATGTAACGGTGCTGGCAACATTCGTTTCTAGTATCATCTATATTATTGGGATATTCGCTGCGTTATTTTTATTAGATGTGAAGCTCGCTTCATTATGTTTATTAATTATCCCAATTTTAATTGTTTGGGCGATTCTTTATAGAAAATATGCGTCTGTATACAATCATAAAATGCGCTCTCGCTTATCTGATATTAACGGAACAGTGAATGAATCCATTCAAGGGATGCCAATTATTCAAGCGTTTCGTCAAGAGCGTGAAACGAAAAAAGAATTTGAAGAATTAAATGGCGATTATTTTAAGTATCAAAATAAAATTTTAAATTTAAATGCAGCAACTTCGCATAACTTAGTAGCCGTATTAAGAAATATCGCTTTCACAGGAGTAATTTGGTATTTCGGCGGTGCGTCATTAAGTGCTACAGGTATTATTTCACTTGGGGTACTGTATGCGTTCGTCGATTATTTAACACGATTATTCTCGCCAATTACGAATATGGTGAACCAGCTTGCAAACTTAGAGCAAGCGCGCGTTGCATCAGAACGTGTCTTTGAATTGTTAGAGGAAAAAGGGGAACCGGTAGAAGAAGAACGTATGCCTCGTTTAAAAGGAAATGTAAAATTTGATAATGTATCATTTTCTTATAATGGAAAAGATGAAGTGTTAAAAAATATTTCTTTTGAAGCGAAACAAGGCGAGACAGTGGCACTTGTCGGTCATACTGGATCAGGAAAAAGTTCTATCATGAATGTACTCTTTCAATTTTATGAGTTTGAAAAAGGAAAGCTTACGATTGATGGTCACGATGTAAAAGAGATGCCGAAACAAGCAACCCGTGAACATATGGGAATCGTACTGCAAGACCCGTTTCTTTTTAGCGGGACGGTCGCTTCCAATGTAAGCTTAGAAAATGAAAAAATTTCAAAAGAGCGTATCATAAAAGCATTGCATGATGTTGGTGCTGAAAGATTTGCGAATAATATAAATGAAGAAATTACAGAAAAGGGAAGTACGCTTTCCACTGGAGAACGTCAGCTTATTTCATTTGCTAGGGCGCTTGCTTTTGATCCAGCTATCTTAATTTTAGATGAAGCAACGTCTAGTATTGATACAGAAACAGAGGCGATGATTCAACAAGCACTAGAAGTTGTAAAAAAAGGAAGAACGACATTTATTATCGCTCACCGCCTTTCAACGATTAAAAGCGCAGATCAAATTATTGTGCTCGATAGAGGAACCATTTTAGAAAAAGGCTCTCATGATGAACTCATGAAAAAGCGGGGGCGTTATTACGATATGTATAAAACGCAAATGGAAGGCAATCAGAGTGCTTAATATGCATGGAGGAGAACTTGTGATTTTCACAAGTTCTTTTTTATTGATGAATATGTCGACTCTTTAGCGAATTACGACAGTTAAATAAGAAGTATTGTTTTACCTTTTTCTCCATAAATGCTATATTAAAAAATGTTACTTATTTTTTGTATGTAGCGTTATTTTTCCCTTTTGTTTGATTATGAAGAAAAAGGATAAACTAAATAAGAACATTTTCATTGAAAAATTGTTCAAGATTGCATACAATCAATATAGTTTTTAAATTCCTATCAGAATACTTGGAGGATTACTATCATGAAGAAATTATTTTCAGTGCTTGCAGTAACTACATTAGCGATCGGGATTGTAGCCGGCTGCGGTAAAGAAGAGAAAAAAGATACAGCTAGTCAAGACGCGTTACAAAAGATTAAACAAAGCGGTGAACTTGTAATTGGTACAGAAGGTACATATCCACCATTTACGTTCCACGATTCAAGCAATAAATTAACTGGATTCGATGTTGAATTAGCAGAAGAAGTTGCAAAACGTTTAGGTGTAAAACCTGTATTTAAAGAAACACAATGGGATAGCTTACTTGCTGGCCTAGATGCAAAACGTTTCGATATGGTTGCAAACGAAGTTGGTATTCGTGAAGATCGTCAAAAGAAATACGATTTCTCTAAACCATACATTTCATCTTCAGCGGCATTAGTTATCGCAAAAGATAAAGATAAGCCTGCTACATTTGCTGATGTAAAAGGGTTAAAAGGAGCACAATCTTTAACGAGTAACTATGCAGATATTGCTAAGAAAAACGGTGCAGAAATCGAAGGTGTAGAAGGATTTAGCCAAGCGGCAGAATTATTAGCTTCAGGACGCGTTGATTTTACAATTAATGATAAGTTATCAGTATTAAATTATTTAGAAACGAAAAAAGATGCAAAAATTAAAATTGTAGATACAGAAAAAGAAGCTTCACAAAGTGGATTCTTATTCCGTAAAGGTAGCGATAAGCTTGTACAAGAAGTAGATAAAGCGTTAGAAGATATGAAAAAAGACGGTACGTATGACAAAATAACGAAAAAATGGTTCGGTGAAAATGTATCTAAGTAGTGCATTAGTTTCAGATCGATTGTCTACTTGGATAGATATTATGCAGACTTCCTTCATGCCTATGCTGAAGGAAGCTGTTTTTACAACAATTCCATTAACGCTTATTACATTTATTATCGGTCTTATACTTGCGACGTTAACAGCGCTCGCACGTATTTCAGGTAGTCGTATTTTACAATGGATTGCTCGTATCTATGTATCTATCATTCGCGGAACGCCACTTCTTGTACAGTTATTTATTATTTTCTATGGTCTTCCAACTCTTAATATTGAAGTTGAGCCATATACAGCAGCAGTTGTTGGATTTTCATTAAATGTCGGTGCATATGCATCTGAAATTATTCGTGCTTCTATCCTTTCCATTCCGAAAGGGCAGTGGGAAGCAGCTTATACAATTGGGATGACATATCCACAAGCATTAAAACGTGTTATTTTACCACAAGCAACGCGCGTATCAATCCCGCCGCTTTCAAATACATTTATTAGCTTAGTGAAGGATACTTCATTAGCATCGTTAATTTTAGTAACAGAAATGTTCCGAAAAGCGCAGGAAATTGCGGCGATGAACTACGAGTTTTTAATTGTTTATTTTGAAGCAGGTCTTATTTACTGGGTTATTTGTTTCTTATTATCAATCGTACAACAGATGTTAGAAAAGCGTTCAGAACGCTATACATTAAAATAATCCTTTTACAAAAGGAGTTTTTGTTTTTATGATTTCAATTCAGCACTTACAAAAAAGTTTCGGAGATAATACCGTACTAAAGCATATAGATTTAACAGTTGAGAAGGGCGAGGTTGTTGTTATTATTGGGCC
This DNA window, taken from Bacillus cereus ATCC 14579, encodes the following:
- the racE gene encoding glutamate racemase, coding for MSVCHKHSVIGVLDSGVGGLTVASEIIRQLPKESIYYIGDNKRCPYGPRSVEEVQSFVFEMVEFLKQFPLKALVVACNTAAAAALTELQEALSIPVIGVIHPGARAAIKVTKKGEIGVIGTVGTIKSNMYEKALHELDTYLEVHSYACPTLATVVENQLEDTAYVTQQVKQALLPLTKEDIDTLILGCTHYPLLESYIKKELGEDVTIISSAEETAIELSTILQHKGILSDNLNPKHRFFTTGSVLSFEHIAERWLGYQISVECVHLPMKNACMHN
- a CDS encoding amino acid permease, with product MQQKKWGFWVLTAFVVGNMVGAGIFMVPSTLAQTASPLGVTLAWLTTGFGVLMLALVFGNLAIRRPDLTTGPQSHAYALFSTPKKKKMAGFSMVWGYWVANWASNVAIITSFAGYLSLFFPIMKDTRLLFSIGSFNVEVGKLITFTICSILLWGTHIILTNGVSGAGKLNFLATTTKVTGFLLFIVVTLFAFEASKFGQWYTPMIDKSGASHGLLSQVNLAALTTLWAFIGIESAVLLSNRAVSPKTVKRATVAGLLITVAIYLGITILTMGVLHVDKLQASERPLADALNAAMGHGGGKLMALLALTSLFGSILGWILLSSEVPYQAAKEGFFPSFFTKTNKKGSPIYSLRLTNIMSQVFLFSTLSGTIAEAYTFVITVSTLAYLIPYLVSPIFQLKLVATGETYKNEMRARITDGIVAVIALCYALWVIKTGASDIKTFLLGIGLFVIGFAFYPLMNRDQKKNNEKKNGQVA
- a CDS encoding DUF3626 domain-containing protein, which codes for MELSRSQLFALEYISKYAENEKREAKATINHILKMSNITDEIFEEAVANLKSHARIALHFHPDRLDSSKKSVAEALFEQGVYKSQFETLLSNGSVSAYPGGERDLWEKRIFGGAYQLEGVTNDQRPKYGALNLMLHPDGPAPRFGSCYFLLSPKVSSRSTYTYLDSHQDPKEKGTYEEFDMIVAALLEETFVRDFAIGEGNLTPTILINHLLANLKRPFIDVVSKEPARNLNHYIEAQIHGEISLKEDVEALVADPSFKGTDVGKVLEEICLKYAIDLYWHIGFVLAVDEVPMDFRGSKMPSLARRIARNHCIDANIIGSAVVDLKRNPLSWSDRGTYEEVLQELKLLWHVLVRFGKPNRK
- a CDS encoding amino acid ABC transporter substrate-binding protein — protein: MKKLFSVLAVTTLAIGIVAGCGKEEKKDTASQDALQKIKQSGELVIGTEGTYPPFTFHDSSNKLTGFDVELAEEVAKRLGVKPVFKETQWDSLLAGLDAKRFDMVANEVGIREDRQKKYDFSKPYISSSAALVIAKDKDKPATFADVKGLKGAQSLTSNYADIAKKNGAEIEGVEGFSQAAELLASGRVDFTINDKLSVLNYLETKKDAKIKIVDTEKEASQSGFLFRKGSDKLVQEVDKALEDMKKDGTYDKITKKWFGENVSK
- a CDS encoding ABC transporter ATP-binding protein; the protein is MSVSKRLFQYAMKVKGTIFAAMLMLFIFVIAELAGPFVAKTMIDDHIVGIEKPWCETEQSEDAVSYNGAFYKRSDRFEQGEKKGKEVRVMQVGFQYYFVPNKVNAEGSRTVKGDMITVQNGKAVQVYKAKALTKEEVFAFYKPEINRLLLLGGGYFALLVVVSLFAYGKQFFLQKAANKIIQIMREDVFSHIQTLPIRYFDHLPAGKIVSRVTNDTEAIRDLYVTVLATFVSSIIYIIGIFAALFLLDVKLASLCLLIIPILIVWAILYRKYASVYNHKMRSRLSDINGTVNESIQGMPIIQAFRQERETKKEFEELNGDYFKYQNKILNLNAATSHNLVAVLRNIAFTGVIWYFGGASLSATGIISLGVLYAFVDYLTRLFSPITNMVNQLANLEQARVASERVFELLEEKGEPVEEERMPRLKGNVKFDNVSFSYNGKDEVLKNISFEAKQGETVALVGHTGSGKSSIMNVLFQFYEFEKGKLTIDGHDVKEMPKQATREHMGIVLQDPFLFSGTVASNVSLENEKISKERIIKALHDVGAERFANNINEEITEKGSTLSTGERQLISFARALAFDPAILILDEATSSIDTETEAMIQQALEVVKKGRTTFIIAHRLSTIKSADQIIVLDRGTILEKGSHDELMKKRGRYYDMYKTQMEGNQSA
- a CDS encoding amino acid ABC transporter permease, with translation MYLSSALVSDRLSTWIDIMQTSFMPMLKEAVFTTIPLTLITFIIGLILATLTALARISGSRILQWIARIYVSIIRGTPLLVQLFIIFYGLPTLNIEVEPYTAAVVGFSLNVGAYASEIIRASILSIPKGQWEAAYTIGMTYPQALKRVILPQATRVSIPPLSNTFISLVKDTSLASLILVTEMFRKAQEIAAMNYEFLIVYFEAGLIYWVICFLLSIVQQMLEKRSERYTLK
- the gapN gene encoding NADP-dependent glyceraldehyde-3-phosphate dehydrogenase — its product is MTTSNTYKFYLNGEWRESSSGETIEIPSPYLHEVIGQVQAITRGEVDEAIASAKEAQKSWAEASLQDRAKYLYKWADELVNMQDEIADIIMKEVGKGYKDAKKEVVRTADFIRYTIEEALHMHGESMMGDSFPGGTKSKLAIIQRAPLGVVLAIAPFNYPVNLSAAKLAPALIMGNAVIFKPATQGAISGIKMVEALHKAGLPKGLVNVATGRGSVIGDYLVEHEGINMVSFTGGTNTGKHLAKKASMIPLVLELGGKDPGIVREDADLQDAANHIVSGAFSYSGQRCTAIKRVLVHENVADELVSLLKAQVAELSVGSPEQDSTIVPLIDDKSADFVQGLVDDAVEKGATIVIGNKRERNLIYPTLIDHVTEEMKVAWEEPFGPILPIIRVSSDEQAIEIANKSEFGLQASVFTKDINKAFAIANKIETGSVQINGRTERGPDHFPFIGVKGSGMGAQGIRKSLESMTREKVTVLNLV
- a CDS encoding ABC transporter ATP-binding protein — protein: MLSVLLKLKWFFREHWKRYSIAIGALLIVNIVEVIPPKVLGVTIDNIKTGTLSNEAIIQSILILIGVTIVGYGLTFVWQHQLFGGAFVLEKTMRSKFMGHLLKMTPTFYQKNRTGDLMARATNDLKAIAMTAGFGILTLVDSSLYMLTIVFMMGFTISWELTFAALIPLPIMAYAMNIYGKKLHERFTVAQDAFGDMNDKVLESIAGVRVIRAYVQENADEERFHHLGDDVYEKNMKVAKIDALFQPTVKMLVGLSYLIGLVYGAYLVFQSKVTLGELVSFNVYLGMMIWPMFAIGELINVMQRGNASLDRVNETLAYEPDVKNPKHPKLVQEPDYIQFDDVSFSYPSSTEENLKKVSFTLKQGETLGVVGKTGSGKTTLVRQLLRQYPLGDGDIAVSDVTLDKMTNENVLGWIGYVPQEHILFSKTARENILFGNREATEEELEKAIEIAAFKKDLEFLPEGLETLVGEKGVSLSGGQKQRISIARAVIQNPEILILDDSLSAVDARTEAAIIENIRTERSGKTTIITTHRLSAVQHADWILVMDEGAVIEEGTHDQLIQKGGWYAEQFERQQGESESADSGVKI